The sequence GAACTACAACCGATGCCCAAACCATTATAAGGGCTGGTGTTGTCGCAATAGGTGGTGGAGCAACTATCTTCAGAAATGCATACCAAGCTCCAGCGATGATCGCTGCAACAAGAAGGAATTTAAGTGTCGACTGGATATATCGCCAAAGGACTGGCCCTCGCTTCTTAAAAAATGGCCATAGCTTCATTTTGATCCGCATGATTTCGTGGAAATTTTATGGCGTATAACGGCCTGCGGCTCACCGGACGCCAATACACTTGCATCACAAACGATTGAGTAACAACGTTCCGTGTGAAGCCGCTTGTTAGCTACTAAGTTTTTTCTCAGAAATTACCTCACGCATAGTTCTCGAAATTTCTATAAGTAGATCTAACTTTTGAACTAGATCTCTCAAGGCAACCCTAGTAATTTTTGCAAACCTTATTTTCTCAATCAATTCGTCATTGTCTGGGTTTTTAATCCATGTCCTGTCAAGTTCCTGCTCAAAATTATTACTTTCTTTTGTTCTGTCAAGTTCAAGTTGACTATTGTATTTTTCATGATTAACTAACAATGTATCGTAATTTTCTAGCAGCGTAATTGCAGGTCTCACGGAAATCATTTCTACTCTTTTAAAACAAAGAGAGTGCAAATTAACAACGTAGTCTAAAATATTTCTTGGTACATGCGGTCTTACGGAACTCCACGCTTCCTCCCAAGGTCTTAACTGTTTCATGAATTCCACATGATTTTCATTAATTAATTTTACCGATTCCTTGGGAGAATCTATCCATCGGTCTAGAACTCTTTCTATCCACCATTCATAGCTCATACATCGTATTTTAAATAATTCAGTTTGTTTTTCAAATTCCTTAAATACTTCATATTCGGACTTAGTTAAGCTAGCATCAATCTCTAAACCTAGTCTTCTGTCAGAAGATTTCAAAGTTTGCCTTGAAATGTATATGTTTCCAATTAGTGTTATCAAAGAAACTACTGCCGCAATAATTGCAACAACAATGGCTACTTCCATATGTTATTTCAACGTATTCACTCGTGACATGGGCTTATTATTTACGATGGTTGTTTTTAATTTTCTGAGTAGCGGCTAACTATTTATTACTATGCAAAATGCTGGATAAACAACCCTTATGGGTTGTTATCCTACTATCTGCAGAATAAATCAACCACTGGTGTTATTATCCATGCTTTTGTTGGGTAATGTCCCGATCTAGGGTTTTATTTAACAAAATGCAAAATAACGTACCAAAACCTATCCTGAAAAATAAATTAACCGTAACTGCAAATACTGGCTTGCGATCTGAGCCTCCACCCAAAAAACTCCTCGATCGCGTGCGGGATGCAATTAGGGTCAAGCACTATTCCTATCAAACTGAAAAGAGTTACGTGCAGTGGATACGGCGCTATATTTTGTTCCATAATAAGCGGCATCCCAGCGAGATGGGTGGCAATGAAATCAATGCTTTTTTGACGCACCTGGCTGTTGTCGAAAATGTTGCGGCTTCCACTCAAAACCAGGCTCTAAGTGCCATTCTTTTTCTCTACCGCGAAGTTTTGCAACAGGAACTCGATCTCAATCTTGATGCTGTGCGTGCTAAGCGTCCTCGCAGATTACCAACGGTTCTTACCATTGAAGAAGTGCGTGAGGTATTGCAGAACATGGACGGAGTTTGCCAACTGGTAGCAAAGTTACTCTATGGTAGTGGTTTACGTGTCAATGAAGCCTTGGGACTACGAGTCAAGGATATAGATTTCGCCCAAAAACAATTGCAAATAAGGGATTGCAAAGGCATGGAAAGCCGCATAACGATGCTGCCAGATTCCCTTGTTGAATCTTTGCAAGATCATTTGCATTCCGTGAAGTTAATTCATCGCCAAGACCTGGAAAGGGGACGTGGAGAAGTACATCTGCCGTTTGCCTTAGAGCGTAAGTATCCGAATGCGGCAAGGGAATGGATTTGGCAATATGTTTTTCCGAGTAATAACCTTGTGAAAGACCCACGTTCAAAGGCGGTTCGCCGTTATCATTTACATGAAAGCAACATCCAACGGGCATTAAAGGCAGCAGTCAGGAGTACCAATTTAACAAAACGGGTGAGTTGCCATACGTTTCGCCATAGCTTTGCCACGCATTTGCTGCAAAATGGCTACGACATCCGTACCGTGCAGGAATTATTGGGACACAAAGATGTCAAAACGACGATGATCTACACGCACGTCCTCAATCGTGGGGGGCGAGGCGTACGCAGCCCGCTAGATGCATAGGCTCAGCCTACTCCAGGCAACGTGCTAAATTTAAGGCTGATTAATATGTAAAAGGTTTTCATGGCGACGGTGCGCTTGTGTGGTGTGTCCAAAGCATTTGGGCAACATGTGGTTCTTAAGGATATAGATCTGACGATCGCAGATCGCGAGTTTATGGTGCTGGTAGGGCCGTCAGGCTGCGGCAAAAGTACGCTCCTGCGCCTGATTGCCGGACTAGAAACGGTTACCGATGGGTCGATTTATCTGGGCGATCGCGCGATCGACGGTCTGCCCCCCAAAGCCAGGGATATTGCCATGGTGTTTCAAAGCTATGCCCTGTACCCGCACATGAACGTGTACGACAATATTGCATTTGGCCTACGCCGCCAACTAAACAAGGGCAATACGATCGCACCCTTCAGCCCGCAGAAAAAAGCCGCAATCGATCGCCGCGTGCGCCAGGTGGCGGAGTCGCTACAAATTACCGCATTACTCAACCGCAAACCCAAGGAGCTATCGGGCGGACAAAAGCAAAGAGTTGCCCTCGGTAGAGCGATCGCCCGCGATCCGCAGGTTTTCTTGATGGACGAACCGCTCTCTAACCTCGATGCCCAACTGCGCTACGAAACCAGAGGTCAGATCGTACAGTTGCAAAAACAACTGCAAACCACTACGATTTACGTGACCCACGACCAAACGGAAGCCATGACTATGGGCAACCGCATTGCCGTACTCAAGGATGGCAAGATCCAGCAGGTAGACACCCCCCTGAACCTCTATCGCAAGCCCGCCAACCAGTTTGTCGCTGGCTTTTTGGGTTCTCCCACCATGAACTTTCTGCCCGTGCATGTTGATGCAGAGGGTTATCTCCACAGCGATTATTTCGCCCAGGGAATAGAACTAAACGAAC comes from Pseudanabaena sp. PCC 6802 and encodes:
- a CDS encoding integron integrase, whose product is MQNNVPKPILKNKLTVTANTGLRSEPPPKKLLDRVRDAIRVKHYSYQTEKSYVQWIRRYILFHNKRHPSEMGGNEINAFLTHLAVVENVAASTQNQALSAILFLYREVLQQELDLNLDAVRAKRPRRLPTVLTIEEVREVLQNMDGVCQLVAKLLYGSGLRVNEALGLRVKDIDFAQKQLQIRDCKGMESRITMLPDSLVESLQDHLHSVKLIHRQDLERGRGEVHLPFALERKYPNAAREWIWQYVFPSNNLVKDPRSKAVRRYHLHESNIQRALKAAVRSTNLTKRVSCHTFRHSFATHLLQNGYDIRTVQELLGHKDVKTTMIYTHVLNRGGRGVRSPLDA
- a CDS encoding ABC transporter ATP-binding protein, which codes for MATVRLCGVSKAFGQHVVLKDIDLTIADREFMVLVGPSGCGKSTLLRLIAGLETVTDGSIYLGDRAIDGLPPKARDIAMVFQSYALYPHMNVYDNIAFGLRRQLNKGNTIAPFSPQKKAAIDRRVRQVAESLQITALLNRKPKELSGGQKQRVALGRAIARDPQVFLMDEPLSNLDAQLRYETRGQIVQLQKQLQTTTIYVTHDQTEAMTMGNRIAVLKDGKIQQVDTPLNLYRKPANQFVAGFLGSPTMNFLPVHVDAEGYLHSDYFAQGIELNELQRKAIAPDRPLILGIRPEHLQPADLQNAHLCGFVQLVEALGSETNLAIEIDDLSVNAKVSADLTYAIAEKSGWRLDVSKLYLFDRESGDALLHAY